The sequence TCTAACGAAAGCTTTCCCTGGCCAATATAGACGAGGGTTCCAACAATGTTCCGAACCATTTTATAAAGAAAATTCGTTCCTCTTACCGCAATCTGCAAAAGGGGGCATTCCTCTTTTATCTCAAGGGAGGTTAAGGTGCGGATGGTCTTTTTTGGCTTAGGGTCGCAGGCATTGGCAAAGGTGGCAAAATCGTGGGTGCCGATAAAGAGGGGAGCGGCTTCTTTCATCCGCGCAATATCGAGAGGGGTGTGGATATGCCACGCGATGTGGCGGTGGAAGGGGGATGCGACACCACCAAGCGAAAGGTGGTAGTGATACTCCTTGCCCACATTATCGAGGGTGGGATGGAAGGTATCGTCCACCTCTTCAAGACTTGTCACCCGGATCGTTTTTGGAAGGAGCTGATTGAGGCTAATTTTTAGACGGCTGAGCTCTTTTTTCTTCTCGGTCCGGTAATTGACCACTTGCCCCTCGGCATGGACCCCTGCGTCGGTCCGAGAAGCTGCTTGCAAGGTCATGGGCTCTTGGTAAATCTTTTCGAGGACCTCGCGAAGGGTTCCTTCGATCGAGGGGCCATCACTCGACTCCTGCCAGCCGAAAAAGTCGGTCCCATCATAGGCAATGACTAATTTAATGTTCATGTGGAACAGGATAGCACAAACTGGGCAATTCCTTCGAGAAACATTTGAACGGCCATGAGGGTTAGAAGGAGACCCATGAGTCGCTCACAGGCAGAGATGGCTTTGACGCCAAGGACTTTTTTGAGGAAAGGGGCGCCGATGAGAACAATCAGGGTGAGGAGCCAAGCCAGGCAGATCGCTCCAACGACAAGGGACATCGGCTCTTGGTGAGAATAGATCATCACCGCAGCCAAGCTAGAAGGACCTGCAATCAGAGGGATCGCCAGGGGGACGATAAAGGGTTCCCCTTGGATAGACCCTTCTGCAAAGGAACTTTCTCCCTTGGGAAAAATCATCTTTAGAGCAATGATAAAGAGGACAACCCCCCCTGCAATCATAATAGTCTCTTGCCCAATTTTTAAGATATCGAGGAGGTATTCTCCCAAAAAGGCAAAGAGGATAATTGTGACAAGGGCGATCAGGAGTTCCCGTATGATAATAAAGATCTGCCGTTTTGTAGGGACCTCTTTTAAAACGGCCATATAGATGGGGATGTTTCCCACCGAGTCCATCAAAATAAAAAGGGCAAAGGTTGTTTCTAAAAGGAGATAGTAGTCCATCTCCTTACATATGCCAAACCCTCTGTTTAAAAGATAGAGAGAAGTTGCTTTTGAAATTCAGGGTTTTCTTTGCACTCTTCCTGGTAACACTCGTAAAGGGTAATCATAGCCAAGGAGGCTGTTATGGGGAAGATGAACATTCCAGGGATGACAAAAAGAGCTCCATAAGCCATCAGCTCAATCATAGGGATCAAGCAAGAAGTAGAAGCTTTAACGAGGTCAATGAGCGCTTCGTAGTTTTCATTCCAATGATTTGTTTTCATCCACGCTTCAAACGACTTGGTGACATTCCCACTTTTTAAGTAGAGTTGAGACAAGGGGACTAAAAGACCTGCTAAAGGGATCGTCCTTCCAAGGAAAGAGGCATAGGTTTTAAGAAGAAGGGTCGCTTGAGCAAAAGTTCCTAGCGATTCCTTACTCGAAGGATCGATATTCTTGAGTTTTTTAACAATTTCTTTCAGAGCTTCTACCTTGAAGAAATCGAGCTCACCTTTTGCATATTTATAAGCATTCTCAAGCACTTGCGCGTTTTTCAAAGTTTTTTTAACGTTTTTCGGAGCTCCAAGTATCGAAATGAGCGCCCCGAGCGGTTTAAAAAATCTTCTGTCAATTATCTTGGTATTTATCTTGGGAAGATTCCAACTACTTCGATCTAAACTAAAAAAAAGTCCTTCCATAATCACCTACAAACTCTTTTGTTAATTATTATAAAGTTAGATGTATTTATAATTCAATAACAACAAAAACTTTATTATTTCATTTTTATTATTAAAATAAAGTCTCTGTTCTTTTCAAAAGCAGCAGCGGTCCAATTGGCCGATCCGATAATAAGAATTTTTTGATCGATCTGGGCCCATTTATGGTGGCAGAGCTGGAGCCCTGAGCTGATCTTTACCCGTATCCCCGCTTCTTCTAAGGCTTCTAGTGCCTTTTTGCTTGCCCCATGAGAGGTGGTTCGGTCGAGAGTGAGAGAGACCTTCACCCCTCGCTCGTGGAGTTCAATAAGTTTCTTAACAAGGAGGGGGTGGGTAAAGGTAAAAAGAGCTGCGGAAACCTCCCTTTCCCCCTGGTCAAGGGCCTCTAAAAGGGCCTCCAGCCCTTTTTGGCTCGGGAGGGAGAAGTAGTGGAGGCTCCGTCCTCCGACCTCCAGAACCCTTTCCTCAACCCGTTTCTGGCTTAGGGCCTCTGCAAGCGCGGGGGCATAGAGCCCCACCATAAGGTTGTCATGCATCTTCAGGGAGGAGGTCGTGAGGTTAGCCGACCCTAGAAAAAGGGTCTTTTGATCGATGATCCAGATCTTTTCATGCATCAGTCCCCGCCCCTTGATCGGGTGAAAATGGACATTTTTCCACTCGAGTGTTTCCAGCTCAGGGGAGGCTTTTTTGTGGTAGTAGAGGTGGACGAGCATCCCTTTTTCACCCTTTTTTTTAAGAAGGGAGAGGACCGCTTGATCGGTGAGGGCATAGGTGTGGAGGGTGATCGAGTGTTTAGCCCTTTTTAGAGCTGATAGCAACGTTTTTTTGAGGTCATCGCGCTTATCTGTGGAGTAAAGGTGGAAGGGGGTCTTTTCTGTGGGTAGGGGAACCCAAGTTGCGTAAAAAACAAGGCCAGCGCAAAGGAGCGCTGGCAAGAGAGTACTCCGTTTTAGAAGGCTTTGATTCAATTTGCAC comes from Candidatus Neptunochlamydia vexilliferae and encodes:
- a CDS encoding MarC family protein, giving the protein MDYYLLLETTFALFILMDSVGNIPIYMAVLKEVPTKRQIFIIIRELLIALVTIILFAFLGEYLLDILKIGQETIMIAGGVVLFIIALKMIFPKGESSFAEGSIQGEPFIVPLAIPLIAGPSSLAAVMIYSHQEPMSLVVGAICLAWLLTLIVLIGAPFLKKVLGVKAISACERLMGLLLTLMAVQMFLEGIAQFVLSCST
- a CDS encoding phospholipase D-like domain-containing protein, with protein sequence MPALLCAGLVFYATWVPLPTEKTPFHLYSTDKRDDLKKTLLSALKRAKHSITLHTYALTDQAVLSLLKKKGEKGMLVHLYYHKKASPELETLEWKNVHFHPIKGRGLMHEKIWIIDQKTLFLGSANLTTSSLKMHDNLMVGLYAPALAEALSQKRVEERVLEVGGRSLHYFSLPSQKGLEALLEALDQGEREVSAALFTFTHPLLVKKLIELHERGVKVSLTLDRTTSHGASKKALEALEEAGIRVKISSGLQLCHHKWAQIDQKILIIGSANWTAAAFEKNRDFILIIKMK
- the truA gene encoding tRNA pseudouridine(38-40) synthase TruA, whose translation is MNIKLVIAYDGTDFFGWQESSDGPSIEGTLREVLEKIYQEPMTLQAASRTDAGVHAEGQVVNYRTEKKKELSRLKISLNQLLPKTIRVTSLEEVDDTFHPTLDNVGKEYHYHLSLGGVASPFHRHIAWHIHTPLDIARMKEAAPLFIGTHDFATFANACDPKPKKTIRTLTSLEIKEECPLLQIAVRGTNFLYKMVRNIVGTLVYIGQGKLSLEEARLLIEKKDRTLAGPAAPAHGLTLKKVFYP